Within the Salvia hispanica cultivar TCC Black 2014 chromosome 4, UniMelb_Shisp_WGS_1.0, whole genome shotgun sequence genome, the region CTCTGtacttatactactactactactagtttttattgggatttgaaaaaatatcttCTTCCCAAGTGGCTTCGATGGGTGTTAATATTATTGTCGGTAAGGGGTCACCATCTGTGTAAGTGTGTGTATGGTCGAAAATTCgcttaaagaatatatttagcTGCCATCTTTATTTTAGGAAGAACGAAGCTGAGTAGCGGAGCAGACAGTATACTAATGTTGATATGACAATATGGTTGAGTCATTATGATTTCATGAAActataaaaagattataaacacataaattgACCATGAGTAGGAGTATGCTGCTaagatatttctttttcaatagGCGGGTCCCTACTATATTTACCTTCTTTCCTAATAATTCTCTAAGTACTacgactattttttttagaagatactccctctgtcccattagaaatgcaacgttttcctttttgggttgtcccactaaaaataaaacgtttcctaaaatggaaacattactctctctatttttctcactctcttactttactctctctttattaactcacaaaacaacacttgcataaaatcctgtgccggaaaccaaatgtttcatatttattgggacggagggagtatatattatactctTTTTAAAGATAACATTTCAATTTACCACTTTCTTACTCTAATgtaataagaaaacaaaaccaaaGAAAAACACAAGCAAACACAGTGTTATAGTATAAACAAAAGACTAATATTTCATAGAAAATGCAACTAAACAATCAAAACACATATTTTCCTGTTCTGTGAAGGCAACTTAATCTTAAAACGTACAGGCTTCCACAAGTTAAGAAAATGAGGTCATGttgaaatcaagaaaactACTCGAAATTGTCGGCTGCTGCCGACACCATAATCGGACTTCTCACTCTATACTTGCCGGTTTGGTCTGTCCAAATGACTGCACCTTCTCTATGTTGAATCTCTATATCAGCCTTATACCGAATCGTGAGCGAATACCTCTTCGCCTCGTTTTTCCTGCGAAACACCAAAGTTTGAGGCTCAACTACAGCTGTGGTGTTCACCGGCGCTTCCACCGTGACCTTATACGTGGCCACGCCATTCCCTACATTCGTCACTCTTCTCCGGAACATCCGAGTCAGCGTCCTCCCAATCTCCTCCGCCCGAATCAGAGCCACGAACGACGGATAATTGAGATCAGCCGTCGGATTCAAGCAACTGTAGCTTGACTTTATGATCGTTTGAGTTTGGTTGCGAGTGAAGTTCATGGAACACACCAGATTCACCAAGTCCTGTACAGAAGCATCGTAGACAAGACCCGGATCAAGCGCCCGGTTGGGATCAACATGGCCCGATCCAATGCCAAGTGGCGAGGCCTCTATCCCCACAAGGTCCTTTATGGGCTGCTTGTTGCTATCGAGAGGATTAGCGGTTGTCATCATCGCGGACTGTATGGCTGCAGGGCTCCAATCAGGGTGCGCGGCTTTAAGAAGGGCCGCTATACCCGAGACATGAGGGCATGCCATGGATGTGCCTGATAACAGATTGTAGTCGCTGGAGAGGTCGATGTTTCTACCGATTCTTGTCGCCATGAGCTGAGGATGGAAGGCTGCTAAGATCAACACCCCGGGTGCCATCAAGTCTGGCTTCAGTATACGCTCATAGCTTATCCCGGGGCCTCTTGACGAGTCGTCTGAAAGAGCCGGTACGCCTCTCGGCCCGTCTCTTCCTAAAATAGTCTGCTGGAAATCAATGGTTGCTGTCGGGGAAGCGCTAGTTGATGCGTAACGGATCACTTCTTCCCCTTCTTCCGGGGTAATGACAACTCCCGGTTCAGGAAATGAAGTCGATCGAAAAATCTCAGCAGTGGTTGAAGTGATGACGATACTTGCTCGGACGTTAGTACCAGGCTGGTAGAGCATCACCGTACCAAGATCTGCATTTCCGGTGTTCAGATTGCATATGAAGATACTGTCGGAAGGCGCTTCTGTGAAGAACTCGGGCGAGTCGCAAGCAGATGAGGTTTGGTTATAGACGAGCTGCAGGTTTCTGATATTGGCTCTTGCTGGAAATGTGGTCCATCCGGTGATGGTTTTTCCGTTGCCGAGAGTTAAAGTACCGGCAAACCAACGATCAACGGTTCCTGAAGCGACAACCACGGCCCACGGGACTCCTTTAAATATAGTCCTAACTCCACGAGTCCCGCGGTTCCCTGCCGACGTGCAAACCATGATCCCCTTCTCCCTCGCGCCAAAGCTGGCTATGGCGAAAGGGCTCTCGTACAGATTTTCCGCGCGGCTGCTTATTGAGACGGATATTATATCGACTCCATCTGCAACGGCCTGGTCCATTCCAGCCAGCATATCAGATTCAGCAGCTCCGAAGAAGAGGACCTTGTAGACTGCGACCCTAGCTCGGGGAGCAACCCCCCTGGCCGTTCCGGGGGCGTAGCCGAAGAAGGAAACTCCCTCCACGATGTTTCCGGCTGCAATAGACGCCACGTGGGTGCCATGGCCATCGTCGTCCCTTGCTGAATCTTTAAACTCCCGATCCGGATTCTCTGCTCGGCCTCCTTGGTTGAAGTATCTGGCTCCGATGATTTTCTTGTTGCACAGCGATGAGTTGAAATCTTCACCGCCGTTGCAAGCCCCCTTCCACCTTGCAGGGATCTCAGTCATCCCGTCGTCCTTGAAGCTGGGACTCTCCGGCCAGATACCGGTGTCGATAATGCCGATTATAACATCTTTGCCGTAGTTGGATGCCGGCCAGAGACCGGAGGCACTGGTGAGGCCAAGGAACTTGGTGGAGTGTGTCGTGTCCGGTGTCACGACACCGTCCTTGTAGGCGGAGATGAAGCCAGCTGAGTTCTTCAAGGCATCAAGTTCGTCTTCCGACAGCACAGCGCTGAATCCATGGAAGGCATGGTCGTAGGTGTAGATGAGCTTGGGCTCGGATTTGTCGGCATTTGCAGAAGTTTGAGACgttgattttgatgatgtAAGAAGAGAAGAATACCAAAAATGGTGAGTGGAAAATGCCATAGGCATGGAGGATTTGTCCATGTGGATAATGTAAGTGGATCTTTGTGATGAAACATGATGAACAAGCAGAAACAGTGAGAGGAGAAGCTGAACAGCTGAATTTGGAAACTCCATTTTCAGTGAAGGACTCATCTGTTATTACAGTCCGCTCTTGAATGTTGAAAGTTGTATTGCTTTTACTAAGACAGCAAGAATTGTTGATTCCTTGGTTTGAACTTTCGATTATAATAACATTATCTATTTCGCAAGTGGCTATTATTGTCGGTAATGGAATCCAATCTGTTGGCTGCCCTCCAAAACTGGTTAAATGTTTAGCCGCCATCTTTTTGGAAGGTATCCTCACAAAATTTGGGTGTTTTTCGTATATTTCTGTTGTGTTATTATAATCATCCCACATCTAGCTTTATGACAAATACGAAACTAAAGtgagtaataattttgatgcacatattactaattttttatactaatgGATGATGAAATGGAGGAACAAACTGCTATCGTTTtgtttaatactctctccatcccgctttagcagtcccattgacttttctgcactcgttttgtaaaaatgataataaatagttaaagtggaaaaataataaagtaaaaaaaagaataatatagagaagagtcttatctacattattatcttttttactttattatttctccactttaactatttattatcatttttacaaaacgagtgcaaaaaagtcattggaactgctaaagcgggacggagggagtaaaacttaaatttaaatttatattgaagCTTTTTCTTGTTAAATCAAATACCCGTCTATTATTTATGCAAGAACATGCTGACTATAATACTCATAAACAAGCAGAAGTCGAGTCCTActttttctctgttttttaATGTGATGGCAAAACAAAACAGCAGAAAAAACATTTGCAggtatttcctttttaaagaGTAGTAACAAGAATCATTCATACTCATCTAAGACACATGCTTGCCACCAGACAAAATTGCACTAATAATACAAGagaatgaaaaatcattttatattttaaatgctAATTtccaaatcacaaaattatggagtagtatcTAAAGAATTCTAAAGTATTATGGAGTTGGATAAGCTTTTGctttcaatatatatgtagGCAGAGGTTTAATCCATAGAGAAAATACAGTTTATATATGAACCAAAAAGACTACATATTTGGTACAAAGTGCAACTAAACAATCAAATACACCTCTTCCTGTTGTGTGGAGGCAACTGAATTTTGACTACaggaaagcaaataaaaagaCATGCGCTAAAGGTTAGTATTAGATTCTTACTCCTTCCACATATCAGCAAACTCATCGACTTCGAGGGGATTTTCCATCTCGTGCATCTTCTTCCTGGTCTTGGCCTTAACCTTCTTTGCATATTTCCCGGCCTTCTGTCTTTTCTCCATAGAGCGAATCTGGCGAAAGGTATGGGGGAAGGATCAATTATAAGGTTTAATTTGCTGATTTatcataattcaaaaattgtCGATTCATTTGAAGCAATGTTTTCACCTTTACCAAGCATTAGAAGAGGGAAAAGAAAGTGAAACTTTAAGGCGGAAACATGAAGACATACTACAGAACTAACCGTGTTGGGTGAAACGTAGAAAGGATTCTCGTACAATGTTGGCCCGCCGAAGCTACCACTGAATATCTTAATTGGGTTTAAGCAGAACCTTGGACCAACCTGGACAAGGAATGTGTTAAATACGAACATTTGGAATGTAAACACTAGGTACATATATGCGGTGTTCGTTTGCAAACCTCAATCAGAGTCATCTTTTCCAAATCTCCACGATCCAACTTTTGTGATGTACCAGTATGGTCGGCTGATATCTGATTCACGGAAATGAAGATGCTAACATAAATTCCTCTTATAATGAAACATTACTAATAAGATAGGATTGCTCCACCAACATATTTTGCTAATACAACATCACAAACCTGGTAATTCCGGAACCATATGTGGTCATCAGCAATAGAGAAGACAAATACATGGTCATGGTATGGTTTCGATTTCCTGTGATCCTTCGGTGTGGCAAATACCTGAATAACAGAAAGCAACATATAGAAATTTGAAACCATACATAAATACACAAAGATGGTGGGAAACGCGTGAGAACAAGCTATAAAACTccttaaatatataatcaatgcAATCACTAAGACAG harbors:
- the LOC125222279 gene encoding subtilisin-like protease SBT3, which gives rise to MSPSLKMEFPNSAVQLLLSLFLLVHHVSSQRSTYIIHMDKSSMPMAFSTHHFWYSSLLTSSKSTSQTSANADKSEPKLIYTYDHAFHGFSAVLSEDELDALKNSAGFISAYKDGVVTPDTTHSTKFLGLTSASGLWPASNYGKDVIIGIIDTGIWPESPSFKDDGMTEIPARWKGACNGGEDFNSSLCNKKIIGARYFNQGGRAENPDREFKDSARDDDGHGTHVASIAAGNIVEGVSFFGYAPGTARGVAPRARVAVYKVLFFGAAESDMLAGMDQAVADGVDIISVSISSRAENLYESPFAIASFGAREKGIMVCTSAGNRGTRGVRTIFKGVPWAVVVASGTVDRWFAGTLTLGNGKTITGWTTFPARANIRNLQLVYNQTSSACDSPEFFTEAPSDSIFICNLNTGNADLGTVMLYQPGTNVRASIVITSTTAEIFRSTSFPEPGVVITPEEGEEVIRYASTSASPTATIDFQQTILGRDGPRGVPALSDDSSRGPGISYERILKPDLMAPGVLILAAFHPQLMATRIGRNIDLSSDYNLLSGTSMACPHVSGIAALLKAAHPDWSPAAIQSAMMTTANPLDSNKQPIKDLVGIEASPLGIGSGHVDPNRALDPGLVYDASVQDLVNLVCSMNFTRNQTQTIIKSSYSCLNPTADLNYPSFVALIRAEEIGRTLTRMFRRRVTNVGNGVATYKVTVEAPVNTTAVVEPQTLVFRRKNEAKRYSLTIRYKADIEIQHREGAVIWTDQTGKYRVRSPIMVSAAADNFE